The following proteins are encoded in a genomic region of Waddlia chondrophila WSU 86-1044:
- a CDS encoding tyrosine-type recombinase/integrase: protein MTLEVVQEHKIESQAQAKSLRDKIAWQKMEMLSLDSIIVEWLETLSERTKVNYKSGISKLTELGIINPFISLQSFSLVNHDAAIDRIKQLPDLKETTKQARAALYISFTRYLSRRFKGMFSKATPSREGNEKTFFRVHEKVVTEAMNLQQWTAFFEELEKLNIRDALIGKIALQGGKRIREVLSLHSEQIDWKKREITFHQSKTRGVSKQTIITYSESIMKQLKDLLGEGEGYLFITTTGNVVMLTQISRNFARAGKAAKIPFKVTPHVLRASAVTYLKQQGFSDSDIMKITGHSSGEMIRAYDKSERADNPTKRVNLVM from the coding sequence CACAAGCAAAATCTCTAAGAGATAAAATTGCGTGGCAGAAAATGGAAATGCTCTCTTTGGATTCTATTATCGTTGAATGGCTGGAAACGTTAAGCGAAAGGACAAAGGTAAACTACAAATCTGGCATATCCAAGCTAACCGAGTTAGGAATCATCAATCCCTTTATTTCTCTGCAATCTTTCAGCCTTGTGAATCACGATGCTGCAATCGACAGGATCAAGCAATTGCCAGACTTGAAAGAGACAACAAAGCAAGCTAGGGCAGCCTTGTACATTTCATTTACTCGATACTTAAGCAGAAGATTCAAAGGGATGTTTTCCAAGGCTACACCAAGCAGAGAGGGGAATGAAAAAACGTTCTTTCGGGTTCATGAAAAAGTGGTAACTGAGGCAATGAATCTACAGCAGTGGACAGCCTTTTTTGAAGAATTGGAAAAACTAAACATTCGAGATGCTCTGATTGGAAAAATAGCCCTACAGGGAGGAAAAAGAATTCGAGAGGTTTTATCTCTTCATTCCGAGCAAATAGACTGGAAAAAAAGAGAAATCACATTCCACCAAAGTAAAACAAGGGGAGTTAGCAAACAAACGATAATCACCTATTCGGAATCCATAATGAAACAATTAAAAGATCTTCTAGGAGAGGGGGAGGGTTATCTTTTTATCACTACAACAGGAAACGTCGTTATGTTAACGCAAATTTCCCGAAATTTTGCGAGAGCAGGAAAAGCAGCTAAAATTCCATTTAAGGTTACTCCCCACGTTCTCCGTGCTTCGGCTGTAACGTATTTGAAGCAACAGGGATTTTCAGACTCTGACATCATGAAAATCACAGGACACTCCAGTGGCGAGATGATAAGGGCTTATGATAAGAGTGAAAGGGCGGACAATCCTACAAAGCGAGTGAACCTTGTCATGTAA
- a CDS encoding type II toxin-antitoxin system RelE/ParE family toxin, which produces MLKIEDEGYFGHHKYLESADLWELKFNDGRRIYYVLVPESKVILLLGGNKNGQNKDIKQASNILRKLVKS; this is translated from the coding sequence ATGCTAAAGATTGAAGATGAGGGATATTTCGGACACCATAAGTACCTAGAGTCTGCGGATCTATGGGAGCTGAAATTCAATGATGGCAGGCGGATTTATTATGTGCTAGTCCCTGAATCCAAGGTAATTCTCTTATTAGGAGGAAATAAAAATGGGCAAAATAAAGACATCAAGCAAGCATCAAACATACTTAGAAAACTTGTCAAAAGTTGA
- a CDS encoding IS1 family transposase (programmed frameshift): MNPSCPKCESTAVKKNGHIHNGKQNHRCLVCGRQFVLDPQQKIITDQTKSEVRQALLERVSLEGICRIFSVSMPWLLSFIQQIIYELPDDLNATVVKDYKDFEVAIIELDEQWSYVGNKKNQQWLWLAFHSASRQVLAMHVGKRDKRAAEALLAKLPEDLKKKPFFYSDKFSVYYEVLPWKQHQAVGKNSGKTSYIERFNNTLRQRCSRLVRKTLSFSKKLANHIGMIQYFICDYNKRMALLV; this comes from the exons ATGAACCCATCGTGCCCTAAATGCGAGTCAACCGCGGTAAAAAAGAATGGACATATCCACAATGGAAAACAAAATCATCGTTGCCTTGTTTGCGGCCGCCAATTTGTTCTAGACCCCCAACAAAAAATTATTACAGATCAAACTAAAAGTGAGGTCCGTCAAGCACTTCTGGAAAGAGTTTCTTTAGAAGGCATCTGTAGAATTTTCAGTGTGAGTATGCCCTGGTTATTGAGCTTTATACAACAGATAATTTATGAGTTGCCCGACGATTTAAACGCTACTGTGGTCAAGGATTATAAGGATTTTGAAGTGGCAATTATAGAGCTTGATGAACAGTGGAGTTATGTCGGAAATAAGAAAAATCAGCAATGGCTTTGGTTGGCGTTCCATTCGGCTAGCAGGCAGGTTTTGGCAATGCATGTAGGAAAAAGGGATAAGAGAGCTGCCGAAGCATTATTAGCAAAACTTCCTGAGGATTTAAAAAAAAAAC CCTTCTTTTACTCTGATAAGTTCTCTGTGTACTACGAAGTCCTTCCTTGGAAGCAACACCAGGCAGTCGGAAAAAATTCAGGAAAAACGAGTTACATTGAAAGATTTAACAACACCTTGAGGCAAAGATGTTCGAGGCTGGTTAGGAAAACCCTGTCATTTTCAAAAAAATTAGCCAACCATATTGGTATGATTCAGTATTTCATTTGTGATTACAACAAAAGGATGGCATTACTTGTTTAG